Below is a genomic region from Brassica oleracea var. oleracea cultivar TO1000 chromosome C9, BOL, whole genome shotgun sequence.
CACGGGTAATGACCCAAATTCCCAGCTCTAGTGCCATGTCAGGACCGGCACAGTAACAACAATCGGGCTATAGAATAAGTCAGTTCATCGTAATCATACGCTCATGTCAAACTTGAAAGGCTTCAGAATGTATATTCATTCGGGCCATAGAAAGGTCGTCGAAGATTCAGCTTAATTGGGCCTTTCCGGAAAATTCATAATTGTCCTCCACATATTGTCACGTGGACGAACGATGATCGTCAGATCAAAACGTTTCAACGGTTACAGTCTGATCAAACGCCTCTAATCACTCGTAATTCAACGGCCACAAATAGTCCCGCCATAAAAAAAAACAGATAAGAGATAGTTAAGGAGATAACGTAAAAGCAAAGCCGCCCACAAAAAAAAAAAATCAATGGCTTCGCTCTCAATAGGAATCGCCTTTGCTAACACCGTCCGTACAATCCCGAGAATTAATACAAGAAGGAGTAAAATTTCCTGCGAATGGGTAAAGAACGAATTTTTTTACGATTCTTGTTCTTGATTTTGTCTGAAAATTTTCTTGTTAATCACAAGGAAGGATCCGAAAGGTATCTTAGGACCAGCACAAACAGGCCATATCGCTCGCCTTGAATTCAAACGCAGGCTAGAGAGAGACTCCGAGGCAAAAGAGGCTTTTCAGAAACAACTCCGTGAAGAGAGAGAGCGTCGTCAAGCTCTTAGAGAGGTAAATGAAAACTGAAATTGGTTTTTACATAATCATATATGGATAGTATTGTTTCACTGATGATGCTTGTCTCGTCATGGGCTTTGTCAGTCTAGAGTTGTACCAGACACTTCCGCTGAGCTCATTGAGTTCTTTCTTGATACGGAAGCCCAGGAGATTGAGTTTGAAATCGCTAGGCTTCGTGGAAGGTTAGTGAAAATGTTTTTAATTATTTAAGCGAGTTCATCGAATTATATTAACGCTAAGGTATAATATGTTGTTTGGTTTATTACAAGACAGAACTGAGTCAGAAAAGGTTTTGAGTCTTTGTGTTAATAAAGTTCATGTTTTACTGAAATTTTTTTGTAGGCTAAATGACGAGTTTTTTGCGCAAATTCGACTTGAAATCGGGCAAATCCGGTTTGCGGTTACAAAAACCGCGGTACAATGTTCTTCAAACCACATTTGAATCCATCACCA
It encodes:
- the LOC106313724 gene encoding uncharacterized protein LOC106313724, coding for MASLSIGIAFANTVRTIPRINTRRSKISCEWDPKGILGPAQTGHIARLEFKRRLERDSEAKEAFQKQLREERERRQALRESRVVPDTSAELIEFFLDTEAQEIEFEIARLRGRLNDEFFAQIRLEIGQIRFAVTKTAEDEDRLIELESLQKALEEGIEAYDKMQKELMTATNSLTKILTSTDIKATLLDMVEKNEINRSLLTLLDENIANAYRGNQKEAGDYMEKVRASVLKYLTV